In Candidatus Obscuribacterales bacterium, the following proteins share a genomic window:
- a CDS encoding glycosyltransferase: MTPPSLQNHRSARVQARWHVYPATLIGFGLMVSVAFVMVAWLGGHGPTQQIAQQIQWFQQHPPTWVQAPALSLEHLLMPTIALLGTVLITMKLSPQPNTWSRGIVVGTLAILTLRYLLWRSLSTLNFGTPLSGLLSVGLLALELLTLSASTIQLFLLFKVRDRRREADVLSVDVQSGDYQPSVDVLIPTYDEPEAILRRTVIGCQAMDYANHRVYLLDDTCRPGVQRLAQELGCEYITRPDNRHAKAGNLNHAIAQTTGDLIVVFDADFVPTTNFLTRTLGFFQKPNVALVQTPQSFYNPDPLARNLRLESVLTPEEEVFYRQIQPMRDGTRSVTCCGSSFV, translated from the coding sequence ATGACCCCTCCTTCACTGCAGAATCATCGCTCCGCACGCGTCCAGGCGCGCTGGCATGTCTACCCTGCCACGCTCATAGGGTTTGGACTGATGGTCAGTGTGGCATTCGTGATGGTGGCATGGCTAGGAGGGCATGGCCCGACCCAGCAAATTGCTCAACAAATTCAATGGTTTCAACAGCATCCGCCCACTTGGGTGCAGGCTCCTGCCCTATCCTTAGAGCACCTCCTGATGCCCACGATCGCTCTCTTGGGGACAGTGCTGATCACCATGAAGCTGTCGCCCCAGCCGAATACATGGTCACGGGGCATTGTTGTCGGTACCTTGGCGATACTGACCCTGCGCTACCTTCTCTGGCGATCGCTCTCCACGCTGAACTTCGGCACTCCCCTATCCGGATTGCTGAGCGTGGGTCTGCTGGCCCTGGAGTTACTTACCCTGAGTGCTAGCACGATCCAACTGTTTTTGCTCTTCAAAGTGCGCGATCGCCGGCGAGAGGCCGATGTCCTATCCGTCGATGTCCAGTCGGGTGACTACCAGCCCTCCGTTGACGTCTTGATCCCCACCTACGATGAACCCGAAGCCATCCTGCGGCGCACCGTCATTGGCTGCCAGGCCATGGACTATGCCAACCATCGGGTCTATCTGTTAGACGATACCTGCCGCCCCGGAGTACAGCGCTTGGCCCAAGAACTCGGCTGTGAGTACATCACCCGCCCCGACAATCGTCACGCCAAGGCTGGCAACCTCAACCATGCGATCGCCCAAACTACAGGAGACCTGATCGTGGTCTTCGATGCGGACTTCGTGCCTACCACTAACTTTCTGACTCGCACATTGGGCTTCTTCCAAAAACCCAATGTGGCCCTAGTGCAAACCCCCCAGTCGTTTTATAACCCCGATCCCTTAGCTCGTAATCTGCGCCTAGAATCGGTGCTAACCCCAGAAGAAGAGGTCTTCTACCGGCAAATTCAACCCATGCGCGACGGCACCCGCAGTGTAACCTGTTGCGGCAGTTCCTTTGTG
- a CDS encoding ATP-binding cassette domain-containing protein: MISVHHLSKTYPVAVKQPGLRGTLQHLFKRTYHQVNAVQDVSFTIEPGEVVGFLGPNGAGKTTTLKMLTGLIHPSTGDIRVAGHVPYQRDRSFLQSITLVMGQKQQLIWDLPAMDSLRINAAVYGIEEGEFRHRVGELVEMLSLEGKLTQPVRKLSLGERMKAEVLAALVHRPQVLFLDEPTLGLDVNAQVSVRNFLREYNQRYGATILLTSHYMADITALCQRVMLIYAGRLIYDGGLENLLEKFAPYREVTVELGEQSASLAPQSLSDRLQAYGELESVEGCIARFMVHRDQLPAVIARLLADLDVIDLTVTDPPVEDVIGRVFQQGHVT, encoded by the coding sequence ATGATTTCAGTCCACCATCTCAGCAAGACCTATCCGGTTGCCGTTAAGCAGCCGGGATTGCGGGGAACGCTACAGCATTTGTTCAAGCGCACCTACCACCAGGTCAATGCTGTACAAGATGTTTCTTTCACCATTGAGCCGGGGGAAGTGGTGGGATTTCTAGGCCCCAATGGAGCTGGGAAAACGACGACCCTGAAGATGCTCACGGGCTTGATTCATCCATCGACCGGGGATATACGGGTGGCTGGCCATGTCCCTTATCAACGCGATCGCTCCTTTTTGCAAAGCATTACTCTGGTGATGGGGCAGAAGCAGCAGCTCATTTGGGATCTGCCTGCTATGGATTCTCTGCGGATTAATGCAGCGGTGTATGGCATTGAGGAAGGAGAGTTTCGCCATCGAGTCGGTGAGCTGGTGGAGATGCTGTCCCTGGAGGGCAAGCTGACTCAACCGGTGCGCAAGCTGTCTTTGGGGGAACGGATGAAGGCAGAAGTGCTGGCAGCTTTGGTGCATCGTCCTCAGGTGTTGTTTCTAGACGAACCGACGTTAGGGTTAGATGTGAATGCGCAGGTAAGCGTCCGTAACTTTTTGCGGGAGTATAATCAGCGCTATGGTGCCACGATTTTGCTGACCAGTCATTACATGGCTGACATTACGGCCCTCTGTCAGCGGGTGATGCTGATCTATGCCGGGCGCTTGATTTACGATGGCGGCTTAGAGAACCTATTGGAGAAGTTCGCACCTTATCGAGAGGTGACGGTGGAACTGGGTGAGCAGTCTGCCTCGCTTGCGCCGCAGTCCTTAAGCGATCGCCTCCAAGCCTACGGGGAGTTAGAATCGGTTGAAGGCTGTATTGCTAGGTTTATGGTGCATCGCGATCAGCTCCCTGCCGTTATTGCTCGTTTGCTGGCCGATCTGGATGTGATTGATCTAACCGTTACCGA